tgatgtctcgacggcagttggagatgaagaggtcgagggagggtaggaggcctgggggtggtgtccaggaggaggacttgtgttggaagcgggtgaaggggtcagtggaaggagggttgggttcccggttgaagaagtaggcatgcaggcgaagacggcggaaaaactgctctatgtccgaccgtgactggtattcgttgatgtgtggttgtagggggacaaaggtgagccccttgctcaggactgaccgttcgtcctcagtcagtgggaggtctggggggatggtgaagatgcggcagggctcagtgtgttgaagatgcggcagggctcagtgtttgtccccacacctcctccctcacccccatcccaggccccaagatgacattccacattaagcagaggttcacctgcacatctgccaatgtggtatactgcatccactgtacccggtgcggcttcctctacactggggaaaccaagcggaggcttggggaccgctttgcagaacacctccgctcagttcgcaacaaacaactgcacctcccagtcgcaaaccatttccactccccctcccattctcttgatgacatgtccatcatgggcctcctgcactgccacaatgatgccacccgaaggttgcaggaacagcaactcatattccgcctgggaaccctgcagccatatggtatcaatgtggacttcaccagtttcaaaatctccccttcccctactgcatccctaaaccagcccagttcatcccctccccccactgcaccacacaaccagcccagctcttcccctccacccactgcatcccaaaaccagtccaacctgtctctgcctccctaaccggttcttcctctcacccatcccttcctcccaccccaagccgcaccccccgctacctactaacctcatcccacctccttgacctgtccgtcttccctggactgacctatcccctccctacctccccacctacaccctctccacctatcttctttactctccatcttcggtccgcctccccctctctccctatttattccagttccctccccccatccccctctctgatgaagggtctaggcccgaaacgtcagcttttgtgctcctgagatgctgcttggcctgctgtgttcatccagcctcacatttggaaaaaaactGTATTTCACAATAGATATACAACAGAGCAAATGGCTTAGGGCTAACTCAGGTTTTCAAtagcattttaaaattgtgcaCTTCAGTACTATCTCTTCCCATAATCTGACTTCCATGAGCATTTACCAATTAGAATAGTTAAGAACAGTAATGTGATAAATCAAGGCACAATTTTTTTAATCACTTTGAAACAAAGCACATTAGAAATTTAAAATGGTGCCTCATGATACTATTGTTTTTCCAAAAAGATTCCTTTCAAAGTAATCAACAAAGAAGAAAGACCACTAGAGCAATGAGTAATAATCTTACATTTAAATGAATTACATACATAATTCCAAGCCTGTAAAGTATGAATGTCATATCATCCCTTAAGAATTCAAAAATTccatttattttcatgttttcagCATAAGTACCATCTGAATActatttttttttcataaaaaaaGATCAGCAATGTGATTGTATGCAACTTCCTAGTTTTGTTACCGTGTCTGAACACTTGGCATGGAAAACATTGCATCTGAATAGGGAACATTCAGTTTCAGAACTagtatttttttaatgttgtttatTAATAGGCCAAACTAAAGTCTGCTGAATCAAAACCTAAGTTTGGAAACCTTATTGCACAGACAGCTGAATAGCTGGACTCAAGTGAATGAGGAATTTATTTAATAGAATAGAATGGTACCATTAACCAGACCCTCAACTCAAAATAATTATGTAATTACTGTGGCCAGAAGAGCAGAATCTAGAGTTGGGAATACTGAGGCACATAATTAGTCTCCTGATTCTCCAGAATCTATCCCACAACTCCAAAGTACAATAGAGgggcatgatggaatactccccacttattTATATGAGTGCTGTTCCAACAACACAAGAACCtcaacaacatccaggacaagACTTGATTTGCAATATATCCACcgtcttcaacattcactcccttcaaaACTGACATACAGTAacatcagtgtgtaccatctacaacctGCACAGTAATAACTCCCTAAAGTTCCTCTAGCAGCAACTTCTGAATCCAGGATGTCCACCACCTAGAAGGCCAAGTGCAGTAGATTCATTGGGACACCAACACAGCATATTGCTCTCCAAGAATACACCCTCCCAGCTGGAAAACATATTACCATtctatcactgtcactgggttaaaatcctgaaatctcTTCCTATAGCACTGTGAGTGTACTTACATCACATGGATTACTGCAGCTTTCTCACAGGCAAGCTTGAGATTTCAggggatttggagaaagtgatggCATTtccaatgatacccacatcccatgactaacTAAAAAGAAAGGATTAAAATAATTATATGCCTACTTAATTGTGAACCTCCCAAGGGGTAAGATGgttggggattcagcaatggtaacaccaatgaattttttttatttggagACGATCTTAACCTGACACTTGCGtgttgcaaatgttatttgctacttatCAATGGAAGCTGGAACAATATCATAAGCAGAAGGGTTgaccattcggtccattgaaCCCGCCCCACTAATTAAATCAATCATTGTAGATGCTCAacctcaatgccactttcccacattatctcCATATCCTTAACTATCATTAATAACCAGAAACCTATCAATTTCTGTCCTAAAATGTTCTATAACTGATCTTTCATAGCTCTctggggaaaagaattccaaagattcactactgtctcagtgaagaaaattctccttaATCTCAATCTTAAGTGGCCTCACCTTCTCCTaagattctgtgctgtacatttagAGTCAACAGCCAACACAATCATCTAACCTACACCTGTCCTGTCATGGTCTGTAAGAATTATAAAGCTTCAATgaagttgcctctcattcttcaaaattctaagGAATACAGATCAAGACTCCCCCACCATCCCAGAAATTAGTCTGGTGAATGTCCATTGAATCCTCTCTAtgacaagtatatccttccttatataaggaaaccaaaattgtacacaatacacaCAGTGAAATCTCACTAAGGCTCTACACAACTGTAGCAAGAGATCTTTACTTTTGGACGTAAATCCTCTTAAAGCAAAtgttaacattacatttgccaccctaattgcttgctgcacctacatgctagCTTGGAGTGCCTCATAATAAAGGCAAGCAGTTCCCTTTAGACCTCTgaccaacctctcaccattttaagaaatattctgccttCCCATTCTTTCTATCAAAGCAAATAACTTCATATTTATTTATATTATAGTCCATCTGGGATATGTTCTGACCCATTCACTTAATCTGGCTAAATCCTCTCGAAGCCACGTTACACTCTCCTCACAACATATGTTCCCAACcagtttggtgtcatcagcatatTTGTGAGTTTTACCATCCCGTACATCAAAATTACTGTATCACTTGTGAACAGTATTGACCTAGCACTGACTCAGGCAGCGTCCATTAGTAATAGCTTGCCATCCTgacaattttcttttttatttccacTCGCTCCTTCTTGTCTATTAACCAATGCTTTATTTATATTAGCATATTCCCGCCACCCTAGACCTCCCAAccccttctgtttttatttactaACCACCTTTGTTAGCCTCATTAAAAGTCTCAATAAAATCCAAATGTTTCACTCTTCGTACACTGACaaacaatttaggattgtcagtcaggctcacagtATGATGAAAGAAAAAAGATATGCACATACATTGCCAGCTTCATCTCAACAAAAAGATGGCATTTTAATTTCTCAGAACAAAACCTGGCAGTTAACAATTAATCTTCATTAACTGTTGAATTCTCCTTTACAATACTTCTACGATTAGCATTCACTTGTTAACAAATTGGTGCTATCCTCCCATATAGTATAAATGTTGGTATTCCCTTTAGTAGTATTCTTGGGAATTGTCCTGATAGCTGCAAAACAAACAGCTTCAACAAAATGCACATTTTACATCGACCTTCAAATTATGGACTACCAAATGGCTGTTTATAAAATCACTGTACTATTTTCCAGAGGTTCCTTTACATCAAGGTTATTCATTAGTAAATTAATACACAGCACAAATCCAAAACAGACTGATCTCCATTGTTTCTCAACATACTGTTCCAAAAATTCACCTCATACATGCTCTAGGAACGTATCCTCTAGAACCTTAGTGCTGACTTAGTTAACTAAATCCACACACGAATTCAAATTGTCCATTATTACTGTATTACCCACATGACAACAACATTTAATTTCTTGATTTGTCGCATGCCAAAATTAGCATGACAATTTGGTGGTGTATAAACAACTCCCATCAATGTTTGCTGCACTTTTCTGTTTCTTAGCTCCTATACATTAATTCTATGCTTGAATGAAATTCTgtaaagaaacaaatttaaagtTTTGCATCCAATATGACTTATTTGCAACTGTTTCTACATCTTGATCTGTCAGCCTAAATTTGCTCTGATCTCATCTCTTATTGGGAATATTACCCAAACTCTTGTATCTTTTAGCCCATCACTCCTAATTGTAGAATATGCTTGGATATAGAGTTCTCAGTCTCAGTTACCCTGTAGCCACATTTCAGGAATGGtaattaaatcaaattaaatttgttTAGTTCAATTTGTGCATTCAAGTCATCAGCCTTTTTGTAAATGCCATATACATTCAGATACAGGGCCTTTAATTCAGTAATTTAATATTTTTCTCCATTCTAATCTTATCTGATGTTTCCTAATGATTTgttgaacttctgtttttgcttactACCCTTCCACTTCCTTTTGCTAGTTTTACTTCCTTTGAAGCCAAGCACCCTCTTTAGTTCTCGttcccctgccaatctagtttaaaccctctccaaCAGCACTACCAAATTTCTTCGATGCAGCCTGACTTTTATAAACGTTACTGGCCCCAGAATCAAATCAAATACCTCAGGAATCTGCTGCCTTCCCTGCTAAGTCAGTTTATTTAGCAACACATTCAATGATTGAATTTTCCTGTTTCAATCCTCTCAGCTCTCCAGGTCGGGCAGCATGTGGGCACAAATCACTTTGGTAAGTGAGAAGTTGAGGATGGTAGTGAAACACCACACAATCATCAATGAACTTTCCACTcttggcacaaaaacagaaagtactggaaaaactcaacaggtctggcagcatctgtggagagaaagtagagttaacttttcaggtccagcgacgtttcttcagaacagatttgaagaagtgtcactggacccaaaacaacTCATCTTTCTTTCCACAAAcgctgccatatctgctgagtttctccagaaatttctattttgatttctgatttctagcatccacagttctttcttctTTTTTGATTAGTcttccacttctgatcttatgttgCAGAGAAAGTCATTAGTAAAGCAGTTGGGGATTGTTGGACACAGGACattcccctgaggaactcctgcagtgatgtcctggaactgCGATGATTGTCCTCCAGAAACCATagctatcttcctttgtgctgtaTAACTACAACCGGTGGAGAGTTCTGTCCCCGATTATTACAACTTCTCACTATTGTGTTTTCATGCTAAACTAAGCAGGTGTagtggcataatggtaatgtcattggattaGTAATCCAAAGGTCCAGGCTAACAATCTGGGGACTTGAGTTGAAATTTCACCATGATAATGACATTTGGGTACAGTattaaattggaaataaaaagaaaatagccTATTGATAACCATATATTCATGATTTACCGTCATAAAAGATCTGGTTTTACTGTTCTTTTACTATTAAAGTTATTAAATATGACAtaaatgccctttaggaaaggaaatctgccatttttacctggtttggcctatatgtgattccaggccAATAGGATTActctttaactgccctctggacaatgagcgatgggcaacaaattcttgCCTAGTCAGTGgcaagcaattttaaaaaatgcaaaattgtTCCCTAATGTAAAGGACAGTCACATTCACCTGAATTTATAACATCTAGTTATTGTACAAGATTCGGAACCCAGAGATTAGTCATTCTTAGTCTCAGTATGATACATTGCAAAaattgcattcaataaatatgaAATTTGAGGGTTACCTAGAAAACTGACCTCTAGAGCTACTGAAGATGAGCCAGAATCCTATAAATAAGGAATGCCACCCACCAAGCTACATAAGTGTTTTGGATCATATAAGGCTTTTGAATCTGACAGCAGCCTACAATACATAACATGAATTCTGAAATAGACTAGGATCTGAATAAGCATGGAGCTTTTCAACAATCCTAAAAAAGTTGAAATACTGCCTTGGCTTGCACATATATCTACTCCACAAGTAGAACACAGTGTAACAACTTCTGATGCCGTAATGATTGGTTACTCTTATTTCAGTAGCTGTACTTAGTTTAGATTATTTTGTAGGAATAAGAGCAGTGGATCACACCACAGGCAGAACCACTCAAgaatttgtgaagagagaaataaatCAGCAAAAATACCTAAATGGCGTGATCAACTATAAACATATCAACAGAGGGGTAGGAAGAACACTTGCTGATAAAAATAATGACAGTGCTACCCTGTTATATTTATTTGCATTCTTCATAGCACTTCTAATATAATGATGCTTCAGGTTGCTTCATAGGAGCACACTAAAACAAAACATAAACACAGCATAGAGCAATAGGATTCATTAGTCTGTTCTCAGCATTACAACTCAATAAATATTCTGCGTGGAACCATTCCATTTAATAAATGCAAAAGCCAATAAGTTCTCTTTATAAGACAAAATATCAGACTGCAGAACCATCCCTGTTGTACAATTTATATTTGGTTACATCGCTGACCAAAATTATACTTAAATTATATCTAGGTCATTTCTGTATCTACAATTGCTAAGACAGCTCCTCACCTATGCAACGTACTGTCAAACTAACATATTAATAAAATGTTCAGGATATcagaacaaaatcacaaaaatTCAGCTTGCATTCCACAGAGTCGTCTAACATTCTTGATTCCCGATGCATTCTCCCTCATGTTTCATGACTCCCCACCTGACCGGGTGAATCCTTAtggatatttttaaccaactTATTCAGATATGCTATGTACAATTACAGCAGGTGGAACTTAAAATTGGACCTCCTGGTTCAGAAGTAAATACACTACCACTACACTGCAACAGCCCTAGTTAATCTTTTAATTTGCTGTTCATATGAACAGCTACAAACAAACTTTCATATAAAAACTACTTGTTGCCAACATCCTGTATGAGGGACACTTCCATTCTATAAAGCTGCGCTTACACATTGACAGTTTCCCAAAATATCTGATGTTTTCACAGACATACAAGTTAATTATCTCGAATAGCACAATAAAAGCAGGTCACTGTATCTTGTACTTGTACATGCAATGTACGTTATGTGGAGGTCTAAGTTTGCTCCTCAGTACGTCATCAAATAATCAGAGTAATGTGAAGAGGAGATAGAAGAAATTATCTCAATGAAGAGGAAAAATGGAGAGAATAAAGACTATTGGTGCACATAGTAGATACAAGCTGTGAAGACTGAAGCTGGCATACATAACTTTGACAGCAAACTACAACATAATATGTGGTGACAATCAGCAATCAGAGCATGACATTTCTGCTGCTATTGAAGTTTATACCTATTTAGAAGTGGTAACCATAACCAAATAAGCATACGGTTGCATCCTCCATTGACATCTTATTCCACTAATTATTGCTGAATTCTATGCTATACCAAAATCAAACAATGCATTCAGATTTGTGGTTAATTTGTGACAAGCAGGAAAAAAGTCAATGGATAATTTCCCACATTGGAAATGAGAGAACTGTCTCTTCTATGGTTACAATCTATGGTTTTGAAGTCTATTCACACAATGCAGGCAAACCTCTTATATGTTAACATCTTTGCTTGAGCTTGATTCATCCAGAATAGTGATGGAACACAGTCAGATACTGAAAATTGTTGATTAATTAGGAAGCTTTAGGTAACTACAAATTTTAAAGTAGAGAATACAAACACAGTTCGCAACAATTTTTGTTAAGTGTTTACTTTTGCATCTGTTCTTATGAACTTGACAATAGCAAATCAGACATGCATAAAAATATCCTACCCAGCAATGAGTGTGAAGTTGCACCAGTCACTGGAATTCATTGTATTTAGTTGGTTTGCAAAATGGTACCCACACAAGTGCACTATTTCCAGCATAAGAGTCTCGTTACAGGTTTGATTTGGTTCCCACTCTGTCTGGTTTGGTTCTGACTGATTGTGTAGATTTGTATTGTTGTTTGCTGGAATTGTGAACAAGAACATTAATTGAGTACATATATATACTTTTTTAACCGGACTTCTTTTCAAATaaggaaatttattttcttttgctctATTCCTTGACATTGACATCCTACTTTACAGTTTTCAAATGTATAATTACAACAAATTACCTTCCTGACAATATAAATGCTACCACATAATTCAAACATTTCAAGGTtactttcttttaaattccagttaGATGCACCATGGATATTGTTATGATGTTTAACAAGTAAaattaggtttaaaaaaaactttgctttcCATTTTGAAACATGGGCACTATTAATACTACTTTGTTCTCTATCGCatttagggatgaacaataaacatTAGCTTAAGCAATGCcactcacattccatgaacaaataagaaaaaaTGAATAATTCAAATAATGCAAGTATCTGATTGATGGTACAACGATTTCAAAGGAAACCATTAGCCATGTTGTAATGGTTTTCAAACAGTcattttttaacattgtttgcATCACGATAGTCACCTCAGTTCTGCACCAGCTGAGTATCTGAAGAAAGGCTATATTTTGCTCTGTGTCTAAAGTCATTACAATTATTTTACTGCAACATCACCTTAAACCTTGTGCTGTTTCATTAACTTTACAAATAGGGGAACAGGTATCCCTGGACAAAAGTTTTCATCCACGATGTAGGTGGTGGAATCTTTTTGTCGAGGTGTTAATTTATAACGTTCTCACTCATAGTCCTTGTTCTCAAACTGCTCAGATGACTTTTGTTAATAGGCTTGGACTGGACTGTTGCAGTGTCATACCAAGATTTTACATTAGAAATGCACACGCTAAAAAAGTGTGCTGTTTAGTATTAAGGTATACTCAATAACCAGATACTAGCATTAAATCAAACAAGATGAGCAAAGTacgatgattttttttaaagaaaaggcacTGTCCACCTGAAGTTTCTCTTACCTGACAGACTAGATGTCAGCAAACTATTCCCTACAAAATACAGAAAATTTGAAAAGATCAGATGTCATAAAATATCACCCATTTCGATTTGTATAAAGAGTAGACTACAGCGTACgatcccaaatgaaatatgagtaATGAAGAAGACGTTGTTGTAGAAAGGCAGGTGATCCTTTCTTCCCATGCAAGCAGTGACTGCGTTCATCGCCACGATCCCGGGGCAAggagaaaatgttttgttttaaatttagtgGAAACGCGCAGCAAAACGAAGCTGGTAAAGTTGCAAATGAAATTGAACAAGGGCGGGCTGACAAAATAAAACTGATGAGCGAAGATAATGGAAAGTATGTCTTGCAAAAACAAAGTCTGTCCAGCCCATTTAAAAATGTTGGGGACATGAATAAACAGGTTAAATTTAGTTGAAGTGAGAAATTACACAAGGGATTACGCACGGTTATCGAGACCGCTACACAAAATGTTAGTGTGTGCTCCATGCTGTGATCGGAGTGAGGTTCTAGAGTTGGCGACAGTTTACCACGGGATACCCCAAAAAAACTCAGCGATTTCTGCCGCGCTTGTGATCTGCGGGAGTGCGCTGCCGAGAGGCTGGAAATGTCAGGTCACTATGTCAATCCGCCACTTACCCCAAACAGCGAGGGTCAGGAGCTGAACAAGAAGGAAGGCATCTCTCTCCATCACGATGCCTCGGCTCCAACAGAGCGCTGCATTGAAAGCTGCAGCCGGGCTTCTCTGGGGCTTGGGAACAGCGGTCACCGGTCCCCGCCGCTCGCTGCGGGCACCTCCGGCCGAGTTATCGCTTCACCGTTCGCCGGCCTAAGTCTGGTTTCCAGTTTCCCTGCAGGGAGGGAGGTTGCGCTGCCGTCCCCGCTCTGACAGGCGTCCGGAGGAAAGGAGTGGACTCCGACCCCCGCGGTGTCTGAGCTTCCTTCCCCTCCGCGCTTTCTCTCTTCTCCAATCGATCGGACTGCCTCGGGATCACATGGGCGTCAAAATAAGCAGCGGTGCggccccttccctctctctctctcagacacacacacacacacacccaatcatcACCCTATTACCCCCTCAGCACCGTGTCCTGTTCTGACATGAGACTTAAAGACCACAATGAAGTGTTCCCACCAACACTGGAAGCTACAATACATTtaccaacaaaaaaaatcattcctaCATCAGGAAGCAACCGCGAACGGGATAGCGAATGGCAAAAAAGttcccgctcctaagatgctgcttggcctcttgtgttcatccagctccacgccttgttatctcttgctCCTATTTCGTTCAGGCTGAAGCTCCCCGGTTGTTTTCAATTCAAACCGGTGTTTGTTGGCTGGGATGCCCGCACTGAAAACACAGCAGCAATGATTGCTTTGAGGTTTTGGCCAAATGAATCAGTTAATATCCGGTCCGCATCGTTCCAAACTGGATCAAAGTTGAGAAAGATTTCCACAGCAAACGCAATTCGCTGTCCACGTTCTGGGGAGAATTTCGTGGCAAGCCCGAACAAATGTCTCAGCGCTGTTAAAGAAAACCCCTTTCTTTCCCGGCACCAACTTGAAAGCAATGTTgttgatagggttagggtttggcaGTTGTTATAGTGAGATAAACCATTCCAGCACCGCGTGAAATTAGGTAGGAAATCTACTACTGTGCCGCAAGAGGCAACTTGGAAGCAAGGGGTGTGATTTCAATCCATTTCACATACGGCAGTAATTTCACGGTTGGCAGCCATTCGTTTTAAATAAAAATCGTTTTCCTTATTGTTGGTAGTTTTGGTATAATATGTATAACGAGGTCCTGGTTAATTGAGTTCAGGCCGTTACATGGTTGGCATGGCGATCAGATTGACAACAATATCAAGGAAGGGCTCTTGGCCTTTCCCCTGCAGTGGTATTTTTCTATAGTTTGCCAAGAATCACCAAGAATTTGCTTTTcagcagaaatctgaagaagaatTCCATCTTTGAGTACCCATAACTAAAACGTACTTTATCGAACTATTCCTGAGTCTTGTTCTAGGGTCAATTTACGTCTTAGGACTTTTAAAACTGCTTTCCAAAGAATATTAGAAAAACCGGTCATCTCCAATACTCCAAATTTTGCCTGAACACCATCTGACGACAGCACCATTGTaggctggatatcaaacaatgagaCTGAATATTGAAAAGAGATAAAGTGTTCGG
The sequence above is drawn from the Stegostoma tigrinum isolate sSteTig4 chromosome 2, sSteTig4.hap1, whole genome shotgun sequence genome and encodes:
- the LOC125448174 gene encoding receptor activity-modifying protein 3-like is translated as MERDAFLLVQLLTLAVWGNSLLTSSLSANNNTNLHNQSEPNQTEWEPNQTCNETLMLEIVHLCGYHFANQLNTMNSSDWCNFTLIAGYYSTFSYCAENVVEGISCFWPNPQVENYVIDIHKHFFSNCTLEMLMFQDPPDKILIALITVPILLTIIMIAIVVWCSKRNDVLM